A genomic segment from Microcoleus sp. FACHB-672 encodes:
- the glgB gene encoding 1,4-alpha-glucan branching enzyme: MSMTLVAPDQINRIVWNQHHDPFEILGPHPIEQDGKITHWVVRAYLPSADAAWVVIPEERQEYPMQSVHDPHFFECTIERPELANYQFRLKEGEHERVIYDPYAFRSPKLTDLDIHLFSEGNHHRIYEKLGAHLTEVNGVKGVYFAVWAPNARNVSVLGDFNNWDGRKNQMRKRDNGIWELFIPELGVGNGYKYEIKNYDGHIYEKSDPYGFQSEARPKTASIVADLDTYSWNDASWMEARRHTEPLSQPISVYECHIGSWLHASSAEPAKLPNGEEEPVVVVSELRPGARFLTYRELAHKLIPYVKELNFTHIELLPIAEHPFDGSWGYQVTGYYAPTSRYGTPEDFMYFVDQCHYHGIGVIVDWVPGHFPKDGHGLAFFDGTHLYEHADPRKGEHKEWGTLVFNYNRNEIRNFLAANALFWFDKYHIDGIRVDAVASMLYLDYCRNPGEWVTNQYGGRENIEAADFLRQVNHLLFSYFPGVLSIAEESTSWPMVSWPTYVGGLGFNLKWNMGWMHDMLDYFNMDPWFRQFHQNNITFSMWYNHSENFMLALSHDEVVHGKSPLIGKMPGDEWQKFANVRCLLAFMFSHPGKKTLFMSMEFGQWTEWNVWGDLDWHLLQHESHRQLKQFMSELNHLYRTEPALYTQDFAEAGFEWIDCSDNRHSVVSFIRRAKDSDEFAIVVCNFTPQPHSHYRVGVPEHGFYTELFNTDARKYGGSNMGNLGGKWADEWWSHNRRYSIDLCLPPLGVLVLKLDRHKNQTALQGTLEE, from the coding sequence ATGTCAATGACGCTTGTTGCTCCGGATCAGATTAACCGCATTGTTTGGAATCAACATCACGATCCGTTTGAAATCCTCGGCCCTCACCCCATCGAACAGGACGGCAAAATCACTCACTGGGTAGTGCGAGCCTACCTACCTTCTGCCGATGCCGCATGGGTTGTGATCCCGGAAGAACGGCAAGAATATCCCATGCAATCGGTTCACGATCCCCACTTCTTTGAGTGCACGATTGAAAGGCCGGAACTGGCCAACTACCAGTTTCGCCTCAAAGAAGGCGAGCACGAGCGCGTCATTTACGATCCCTATGCGTTTCGCTCTCCCAAGTTAACAGACTTAGATATTCATCTATTTTCCGAAGGCAATCATCACCGCATTTACGAAAAATTAGGCGCTCACCTGACAGAAGTCAACGGGGTCAAAGGCGTCTACTTTGCAGTCTGGGCACCAAATGCGCGTAACGTTTCAGTTTTGGGAGATTTTAATAACTGGGATGGACGCAAAAACCAAATGCGTAAACGCGACAACGGCATCTGGGAATTGTTTATTCCCGAATTGGGCGTTGGCAATGGCTACAAATACGAAATCAAAAATTATGATGGCCACATTTACGAAAAATCAGATCCCTACGGCTTCCAATCCGAAGCTCGGCCTAAAACTGCTTCCATCGTCGCTGACTTAGATACTTACAGCTGGAACGACGCCAGTTGGATGGAAGCGCGCCGGCATACCGAACCCCTAAGCCAGCCGATTTCCGTTTATGAATGTCATATAGGCTCTTGGTTGCACGCCTCCTCAGCAGAGCCGGCCAAACTACCTAACGGCGAAGAAGAGCCGGTGGTAGTTGTCTCAGAATTGCGTCCCGGCGCACGCTTCCTCACCTACCGCGAACTTGCTCACAAGCTGATTCCCTACGTCAAAGAACTCAACTTCACCCACATTGAACTGCTGCCGATCGCTGAACATCCCTTTGATGGTTCTTGGGGTTATCAAGTCACCGGCTACTACGCTCCCACCTCCCGCTATGGCACTCCCGAAGACTTCATGTACTTCGTCGATCAGTGCCATTACCACGGCATCGGCGTCATCGTTGACTGGGTTCCCGGCCATTTTCCCAAAGATGGTCACGGTTTAGCCTTCTTCGACGGCACTCACCTGTACGAGCACGCCGACCCCCGCAAAGGTGAACATAAAGAATGGGGCACCTTAGTTTTCAACTACAACCGCAACGAAATACGGAACTTTCTCGCCGCCAACGCCCTGTTCTGGTTTGACAAATACCATATTGACGGCATTCGGGTTGATGCCGTCGCTTCCATGCTCTACCTTGACTACTGCCGCAACCCTGGGGAATGGGTAACTAACCAGTACGGGGGACGGGAAAATATCGAAGCGGCTGACTTCTTGCGTCAGGTGAATCACCTACTGTTCAGCTACTTTCCCGGCGTCCTCTCAATTGCCGAAGAATCCACTTCATGGCCGATGGTGTCCTGGCCCACTTATGTTGGCGGCTTGGGCTTCAATTTGAAGTGGAACATGGGCTGGATGCACGATATGCTCGACTATTTCAACATGGACCCCTGGTTCCGCCAGTTCCACCAAAACAACATCACGTTCAGTATGTGGTACAACCACAGCGAAAACTTCATGCTGGCACTGTCTCACGATGAGGTTGTGCACGGTAAAAGTCCGCTGATCGGTAAAATGCCGGGAGATGAGTGGCAGAAGTTTGCCAATGTGCGCTGTCTGCTAGCCTTTATGTTCTCGCATCCCGGCAAGAAAACTCTATTTATGAGTATGGAGTTTGGCCAGTGGACTGAGTGGAATGTGTGGGGCGATTTGGATTGGCATTTGTTGCAGCACGAGTCCCACAGACAGCTCAAACAGTTCATGAGCGAACTCAACCACCTATATCGCACTGAGCCGGCCCTTTATACGCAAGATTTTGCGGAAGCAGGGTTTGAGTGGATTGATTGCAGCGACAACCGGCACAGTGTTGTCTCTTTCATCCGCCGCGCTAAAGATTCGGATGAGTTTGCCATCGTCGTGTGTAACTTCACACCTCAGCCGCACAGCCATTACCGCGTTGGTGTCCCCGAACACGGATTCTACACTGAGCTGTTTAACACTGATGCCCGCAAATATGGCGGCAGCAATATGGGCAATCTCGGCGGCAAGTGGGCGGATGAGTGGTGGAGTCACAACCGGCGCTACTCAATCGACCTGTGTTTGCCTCCCTTGGGTGTACTCGTTCTCAAGTTAGACCGGCACAAAAATCAAACGGCTTTGCAAGGAACGCTAGAGGAATAG
- a CDS encoding biotin/lipoyl-binding protein — MEQEFRPKDKPLLKPAGWRLIAIISAAAVVLSVAGFYHLSQVKAAKIKAEEAQTVPAPPKAVTALGRLEPQGEVIKLSAPASIEGTRIKEILVKQGDKVRAGDAVAVLDSRERLAAVLAQAEKQVKVAEARLAQVEAGAKAGEIEAQKATIARLEAQLRGEKETQEATIARLEAQLRGEKATQEATITRLNAQREGDNTVQEATLGRLTAQLKGEIAAQEAKIDRIKAQLSNAESEYSRYQQLYRDGAIAISLLDSKRLTFETVREELIEEQANLNKIEAIGREQFVEQQANINKIDITTQQQINEATATRSKTVETLEEQLNEARSTRDQTISTLQQQINEAKANLERISEVRPVDVRTAQAEVESAAATVAKAQADFDQAFIKTPTNGQILKVHTRPGETVGNDGIADVGQTELMFVVAEIYESDIEQVKVGQPATITSSAINGELRGAVDEIGLQIGKKDVLDTDPAADVDARVVEVKIRLNPEDSKRVAGLTNLQVEVKIYL, encoded by the coding sequence ATGGAGCAGGAATTTCGCCCGAAGGATAAACCCTTGTTAAAACCTGCGGGGTGGCGGTTGATAGCTATCATCAGTGCGGCAGCAGTTGTACTCAGCGTGGCGGGTTTCTACCATCTCTCTCAAGTTAAAGCTGCAAAGATTAAGGCAGAGGAAGCACAAACGGTTCCTGCACCTCCCAAGGCAGTGACTGCTTTAGGCCGGCTTGAACCCCAAGGAGAAGTGATTAAGCTGTCAGCACCGGCTTCCATAGAAGGAACGCGCATCAAAGAAATTCTTGTGAAACAAGGAGACAAAGTTCGCGCGGGGGATGCAGTTGCAGTTCTTGACAGCCGGGAACGCTTAGCAGCGGTTTTAGCACAAGCTGAAAAACAAGTCAAAGTGGCCGAAGCACGTCTGGCACAAGTGGAAGCCGGTGCGAAAGCAGGGGAAATAGAGGCCCAGAAGGCGACAATCGCCCGTCTAGAAGCGCAGCTACGCGGGGAAAAAGAAACTCAAGAAGCCACCATCGCCCGTCTAGAAGCGCAGCTACGCGGGGAAAAGGCAACTCAGGAAGCCACCATCACCCGGCTTAATGCTCAGCGCGAAGGCGATAACACAGTTCAAGAAGCCACGCTTGGCCGGCTTACCGCTCAGCTTAAAGGAGAAATCGCCGCTCAAGAAGCCAAAATTGACAGAATTAAGGCGCAGTTGAGCAATGCTGAATCCGAATATTCACGCTACCAACAATTGTACCGAGACGGTGCGATCGCTATCTCTTTGCTTGATAGCAAGCGTTTGACGTTTGAAACAGTTCGAGAGGAACTGATTGAGGAACAAGCAAATTTAAATAAGATTGAGGCAATCGGGCGGGAGCAATTTGTTGAACAGCAAGCCAATATCAACAAAATTGATATCACCACTCAACAGCAAATTAACGAAGCCACAGCGACACGAAGCAAGACAGTTGAAACCCTGGAAGAACAGCTCAACGAGGCTAGATCAACCAGAGATCAGACAATCTCTACTCTACAACAGCAAATCAATGAAGCTAAAGCGAATTTAGAGCGCATTTCTGAAGTGCGTCCTGTTGATGTGCGAACCGCTCAAGCAGAAGTTGAAAGCGCAGCTGCAACTGTGGCAAAAGCTCAGGCAGACTTCGACCAAGCTTTTATTAAAACTCCGACGAATGGGCAAATTTTGAAAGTTCATACTCGCCCCGGAGAAACGGTTGGCAATGATGGGATTGCTGATGTCGGTCAAACTGAGCTGATGTTTGTGGTGGCAGAAATTTATGAAAGCGATATTGAGCAAGTGAAAGTTGGTCAGCCGGCTACGATTACCAGCAGTGCGATTAATGGGGAATTGCGCGGAGCTGTGGATGAAATCGGGTTGCAAATTGGCAAAAAAGATGTTCTCGATACCGATCCGGCTGCGGATGTTGATGCGAGAGTGGTTGAGGTGAAAATTCGGCTCAATCCAGAAGATAGCAAGCGAGTAGCCGGTTTAACAAATTTACAAGTCGAAGTTAAAATTTATCTCTAA
- a CDS encoding PAS domain-containing sensor histidine kinase: protein MIASLWIGFSDEILLALIPHAGILSKLQIFKGCFYVTITASILYWLIQHSETALRHANEALTATQASFKQNLSELQTIQQELQTSQERYRLISELTSDYAYTLSVAPDGQFAVEWLAEAFSRSTDYPLAELTGPQGWEKLIHPDDLLLVNVRNRNLLGGQPSTQDFRIITKHAEVRWLRDYARPEWDATHQRVIRIFGAAQDITQYKQAEEALRDSEAKFRAISEAAPIPIVISRVSDGVILYANEQLGQMFALGTQQFIGYRAPDFYDNPADRQAILELLTKDGAVYNYEIRAKKANGTLFWLVVSLQLVIFNSEQAVLGAFYDITERKEMEEVLRESERRYRLLFEANPQPMWVYDVETLAFVAVNCAATQHYGYSEDEFLAMTIRDIRPPEDIPALIEDLSKLSTGLRAAGRWRHCKKDGTIIEVEITAHTLRFAGRRTQLVLANDVTEPQRAERALRASEEQYRELVNNIHEIIFQQNRQGRWTFLNPAWSEVMGYTVAETLGTDFLNYVHPDDRHESQMQLHCLLNFEIDDCRYEVRYFAKDGSIRTLAMFARRLLSTASEVAGVTGTLMDITERKAAETRLQTLNVELERQVEERTVQLQTQMQELRQLNELKDDFLSTVSHELRTPMTNMKMAISMLQLAMKSAQGRGFDGEVALTQFYQKFNRYLQILENECEREINLINDLLDLQRLEMSPAVPTWETICLQEWLPQVVVPFQERLRNRQQTLQIHVDPDLLPLHSHLASWERIVAELLNNACKYTPPGGEIRVKLQQASGSYGGADSSSLAGNVTQLIVSNSGSQIPADDLSRIFDKFYRIASSDPWKQGGTGLGLALIKQLVQQLGGRIWAESEPNRTWFTVELPTDTEAVYKISA from the coding sequence ATGATCGCAAGCTTATGGATCGGGTTTTCCGATGAAATCTTATTAGCGCTCATTCCTCACGCCGGCATCCTGAGCAAATTACAAATCTTTAAAGGCTGTTTTTATGTCACAATCACAGCCTCGATTCTCTATTGGCTAATCCAGCACTCAGAAACGGCTTTGAGGCACGCGAATGAAGCTTTAACAGCAACCCAAGCAAGCTTCAAACAAAATCTGAGCGAATTGCAAACGATTCAGCAAGAATTGCAAACCAGCCAAGAACGCTATCGTCTGATTTCCGAGCTAACCTCAGACTACGCCTATACGCTCAGTGTGGCTCCTGATGGGCAATTTGCGGTTGAATGGTTAGCTGAAGCCTTTTCCCGGAGTACCGATTACCCCTTGGCAGAACTTACTGGCCCTCAGGGCTGGGAAAAGTTGATTCATCCGGATGATTTACTTCTTGTTAACGTCAGGAACCGCAATCTGTTAGGTGGTCAGCCCAGTACACAAGACTTTCGGATCATCACCAAACACGCAGAAGTGCGATGGTTGCGAGATTACGCCCGTCCAGAGTGGGATGCAACCCATCAACGGGTGATTCGGATTTTTGGGGCGGCTCAAGATATCACGCAGTACAAGCAGGCGGAGGAGGCGCTGCGGGATAGCGAGGCCAAGTTTCGCGCCATTTCTGAAGCAGCTCCGATCCCGATTGTGATTTCTCGTGTGAGCGATGGTGTCATCCTCTATGCCAATGAGCAACTTGGTCAGATGTTTGCCCTTGGAACTCAACAGTTTATCGGTTACAGAGCGCCAGACTTTTACGACAACCCCGCTGATCGCCAAGCAATATTAGAGCTTCTTACAAAAGATGGGGCAGTTTACAACTATGAGATTCGAGCAAAAAAGGCGAACGGCACTTTGTTTTGGCTTGTCGTTTCGCTCCAGCTTGTAATTTTTAATAGCGAACAGGCGGTTCTGGGTGCATTTTACGACATCACTGAGCGCAAGGAGATGGAGGAGGTGCTGCGGGAGTCGGAAAGGCGATACCGGCTGTTATTTGAAGCCAATCCGCAACCGATGTGGGTTTATGATGTTGAAACGCTGGCTTTTGTAGCTGTCAACTGTGCGGCAACTCAGCACTATGGCTATTCTGAGGATGAATTTCTGGCGATGACGATTCGGGATATTCGTCCTCCTGAAGATATTCCGGCTTTGATTGAGGATCTGTCTAAATTATCCACAGGACTGCGGGCAGCCGGCAGATGGCGGCATTGCAAGAAAGATGGAACGATTATTGAGGTAGAAATTACTGCACATACTCTGAGGTTTGCCGGCAGGCGTACTCAACTTGTTTTGGCGAATGATGTCACTGAACCCCAGCGAGCGGAAAGGGCGTTGAGGGCGAGTGAGGAACAATATCGGGAACTGGTTAACAACATTCACGAAATTATTTTCCAACAAAATAGGCAGGGGCGATGGACGTTTTTAAACCCAGCGTGGTCAGAAGTGATGGGCTACACGGTTGCAGAAACACTGGGGACTGACTTTTTAAATTATGTACATCCAGATGACCGGCACGAGAGTCAAATGCAGCTACATTGTTTGCTGAATTTTGAAATCGATGATTGCCGGTATGAGGTTCGCTATTTCGCTAAGGATGGCAGTATCCGCACTTTGGCGATGTTTGCTCGACGCTTGCTTTCTACTGCCAGCGAGGTTGCCGGTGTGACGGGTACGCTAATGGATATTACAGAACGCAAAGCCGCAGAAACCCGACTTCAAACGCTTAACGTTGAGTTAGAACGGCAAGTTGAGGAGCGCACGGTGCAACTGCAAACGCAAATGCAAGAACTGCGGCAGCTTAATGAGCTAAAAGATGATTTTCTCAGTACGGTTTCTCATGAGTTGCGAACGCCGATGACCAACATGAAAATGGCAATTAGTATGTTGCAGTTGGCCATGAAATCGGCACAGGGGCGAGGGTTCGACGGCGAGGTTGCGCTCACGCAGTTTTACCAAAAATTTAATCGCTATTTGCAAATCTTAGAAAATGAATGCGAGCGTGAAATTAATCTGATCAATGACTTGCTAGATTTGCAACGTTTGGAGATGTCGCCGGCTGTACCAACGTGGGAAACAATTTGTTTACAGGAGTGGCTTCCTCAAGTGGTTGTACCGTTTCAGGAGCGTTTGCGTAATAGGCAGCAAACGCTGCAGATTCATGTTGATCCTGATTTGCTGCCCCTACATTCTCACTTAGCTAGTTGGGAACGAATTGTGGCAGAACTGCTGAATAATGCTTGCAAATATACGCCTCCAGGTGGTGAGATTAGGGTTAAATTACAACAAGCTTCTGGTAGTTATGGGGGTGCCGATTCCTCAAGTTTAGCGGGTAATGTTACCCAACTCATTGTTAGCAATTCTGGTAGTCAAATTCCTGCTGATGACTTAAGTCGAATTTTTGATAAATTTTACAGGATTGCTAGCAGTGATCCTTGGAAGCAGGGGGGTACAGGTTTGGGTTTAGCGCTGATTAAGCAATTGGTGCAGCAGTTAGGCGGCAGAATTTGGGCGGAGAGTGAACCTAACCGAACTTGGTTTACGGTGGAGTTACCGACTGATACTGAAGCGGTTTACAAAATTTCTGCTTGA
- a CDS encoding phycocyanobilin:ferredoxin oxidoreductase: MSFTATPSLREEQHPLIRDLANRIEAIWQSYLDLALYPMPEELGYVEGRLEGEKLTIENRCYQTPQFRKLHLELAKVGSTLDILHCVMFPRSNYPLPMFGTDLVGGRGQISAAIADLSPVNADRSLPAAYQNALTALPVAHFSQPRELPAWGDIFSDFCLFVRPGSPEEDATFLARVTSFLELHCQQALSQAPVSGEEEARVIAGQRNYCTKQQKNDKTRRVLEKAFGPEWAEYYMTTVLFDVAQ, from the coding sequence GTGTCATTCACTGCAACTCCCTCGTTGCGAGAGGAACAACATCCGCTGATTCGTGATTTAGCGAATCGCATCGAGGCAATCTGGCAAAGCTATTTAGATTTGGCTCTCTATCCGATGCCTGAAGAGTTGGGGTATGTAGAAGGGCGGTTGGAGGGAGAGAAACTCACGATTGAAAATCGTTGCTATCAAACCCCCCAGTTTCGTAAGCTTCACTTGGAGTTGGCGAAGGTGGGCAGTACGCTGGATATTTTGCATTGTGTGATGTTTCCCCGCTCTAATTACCCGTTGCCGATGTTTGGCACGGATTTGGTAGGGGGGCGCGGCCAAATTAGTGCCGCGATCGCAGACCTTTCGCCGGTGAATGCCGACCGCTCTTTACCGGCAGCTTATCAAAATGCACTCACTGCATTGCCGGTTGCCCACTTTTCTCAACCTCGCGAGTTACCGGCTTGGGGGGATATCTTTTCTGATTTTTGTCTGTTTGTACGACCGGGTAGCCCGGAGGAAGATGCAACGTTTCTGGCGCGGGTTACTTCATTTCTAGAACTCCACTGTCAGCAAGCGCTTTCACAAGCCCCTGTTTCTGGGGAAGAAGAGGCCCGCGTGATTGCCGGCCAGCGCAACTACTGCACCAAGCAACAGAAAAATGACAAAACTCGCCGGGTGTTGGAAAAGGCTTTTGGCCCGGAATGGGCGGAATATTACATGACAACGGTGTTATTTGATGTCGCCCAATAA
- the treY gene encoding malto-oligosyltrehalose synthase codes for MRIPTTTYRIQFHAGFNFDSAKQIVSYLAELGISDLYASPIFKAREGSTHGYDVVDPNQLNPELGTQENFEALVKEIQAHSMGWVQDIVPNHMAYDSQNVMLMDVLENGADSDYFDYFDIAWNAPYGDNPEGVLAPLLGNFYNECLENGEIQLNYDQTGLSVNYYSLKLPIRIESYARFLTYHLGKLGKSLGRHHPDFVKLLGVLYIIKNIPAEAKGRERYDQLTFVKALLWELYENQPEFKTFVDGNLTTFNGEAGNPESFNLLDSLLVDQFYRLSFWKVGAEEMNYRRFFTVNELISMRVENPKVFYKTHSLITQLVEEGKFTGLRIDHIDGLYDPAQYLERLREKAGDSYITVEKILEPQEELPTNWPIQGTSGYDFLNYVNGIFCQTENEEKFSEIYTRFTGIRTPYEQLVLEKKALILDKNLAGDADNLAKLLKKIAEQSRYGRDFTVYGLKTALLEVLKAFPIYRTYIDSQGINETDRACIQEVIEKAKEQVPILLKELNFIEKFLSLDYEDFLTEEQKAQRLYFVMRLQQMTGPLMAKGFEDTFLYVYSRLLSLNEVGGAPIHFGIPLEKFHELNQQDQKNWPHKMNATATHDTKRGEDVRARLNVLSEIPDEWEQQVRTWSDMNRSKKTRAKRRMIPDANDEYFFYQTLVGTFPFDGVVDSEYIERMKNYVIKAVKEAKVHTAWLRPDSEYEAAYMAFVDSVLDSANENQFIKEFLPFQKLVAHYGIFNSLAQTLLKGTSPGVPDFYQGTEFWDLSHVDPDNRRPVNFEHRVSVLREIKDQVQKDPRKLTEDLIANKEDGRIKLFLIAQLLEARKQNRELFLEGDYQPLEVTGKFKDHIVAFARSYGGKTAITITPRFLTGLIQPDEYPLGEQVWADTQIKLPTGTPSSWKDAISSHSIQGNGRLSIGEILQHYPVALLIS; via the coding sequence ATGCGAATTCCAACAACAACCTACCGAATTCAGTTTCATGCCGGCTTTAACTTTGATTCTGCTAAACAAATTGTTTCTTATTTAGCAGAATTGGGAATTTCCGATCTTTACGCTTCACCGATTTTCAAGGCAAGAGAAGGAAGCACTCATGGTTATGATGTTGTTGACCCAAATCAATTGAATCCGGAACTCGGAACTCAAGAAAACTTTGAAGCATTGGTGAAGGAAATCCAAGCACACAGCATGGGCTGGGTGCAAGATATTGTTCCCAATCACATGGCTTACGACAGCCAAAACGTGATGCTCATGGACGTGCTGGAAAATGGGGCGGATTCGGACTATTTCGATTATTTTGACATTGCCTGGAATGCTCCTTACGGTGATAACCCCGAAGGAGTCCTTGCTCCTTTATTAGGCAATTTTTATAATGAGTGTTTGGAAAATGGCGAAATTCAGCTCAACTATGATCAAACAGGCTTAAGCGTCAATTACTATAGCCTGAAATTGCCCATCCGAATAGAATCCTACGCTCGGTTTCTGACTTATCATTTAGGTAAACTCGGAAAGTCGCTTGGAAGACATCACCCGGATTTTGTTAAGCTGCTAGGGGTGCTTTATATTATCAAAAACATACCGGCAGAAGCAAAAGGCAGAGAGCGCTACGATCAGCTTACCTTTGTTAAAGCACTTCTTTGGGAACTCTACGAAAATCAACCAGAATTCAAAACTTTCGTTGACGGAAACCTCACAACTTTCAATGGAGAAGCAGGGAATCCAGAAAGTTTTAACCTTTTAGATAGTTTACTGGTCGATCAATTTTACCGGCTCTCCTTCTGGAAAGTCGGGGCAGAAGAAATGAACTACCGTCGCTTCTTCACCGTCAACGAACTGATTTCAATGCGAGTAGAAAACCCCAAAGTTTTTTACAAAACGCATTCTTTAATCACCCAACTCGTTGAAGAAGGCAAATTCACAGGCTTAAGAATTGATCATATTGACGGACTCTACGATCCAGCTCAATATCTAGAACGCCTGCGAGAGAAAGCAGGAGACAGTTACATCACCGTTGAGAAAATTTTAGAACCTCAAGAAGAACTTCCCACTAACTGGCCGATTCAGGGGACAAGCGGCTATGACTTTTTAAACTATGTCAATGGCATTTTTTGCCAAACCGAAAATGAAGAGAAATTTAGCGAGATTTATACTCGATTTACGGGCATACGAACCCCCTACGAACAGCTAGTCCTTGAGAAAAAAGCGCTGATCCTCGATAAAAACTTGGCGGGAGATGCCGATAATCTGGCAAAACTGCTGAAAAAAATAGCCGAACAATCGAGATATGGAAGAGATTTTACTGTCTATGGTCTCAAAACTGCGCTTTTAGAAGTCCTGAAAGCATTCCCGATTTATCGAACCTATATCGACTCACAAGGAATCAACGAAACCGATCGGGCCTGCATACAGGAAGTCATTGAAAAAGCCAAAGAGCAAGTGCCAATCCTGTTAAAAGAACTCAATTTTATCGAGAAGTTCTTGTCACTTGACTACGAGGATTTTCTAACCGAAGAACAAAAAGCACAGCGTTTGTACTTCGTCATGAGACTTCAACAGATGACCGGACCCTTGATGGCAAAAGGGTTTGAAGACACATTTTTATATGTGTATAGCCGGCTTCTCTCCCTCAATGAAGTCGGTGGTGCCCCTATTCACTTTGGCATCCCCCTGGAGAAATTTCACGAATTAAATCAACAGGACCAGAAAAATTGGCCGCATAAAATGAATGCCACCGCAACCCACGACACAAAACGCGGTGAAGATGTGCGAGCACGCCTCAATGTTCTCTCAGAAATCCCTGACGAATGGGAACAGCAAGTAAGAACTTGGAGCGACATGAATCGCTCTAAAAAAACGCGTGCGAAGCGGCGGATGATTCCCGATGCCAATGATGAATACTTCTTTTATCAAACCTTGGTAGGGACTTTTCCTTTTGATGGAGTTGTGGATTCCGAGTACATTGAGCGGATGAAAAACTATGTCATTAAAGCCGTCAAAGAAGCTAAAGTTCATACAGCTTGGTTAAGACCCGATAGCGAGTATGAAGCAGCATACATGGCTTTTGTTGATTCAGTTTTAGACTCAGCAAATGAGAATCAATTTATTAAGGAATTTTTGCCTTTCCAGAAGTTGGTTGCTCATTATGGAATCTTTAACTCACTCGCCCAAACCCTGCTGAAAGGAACATCCCCAGGTGTTCCAGACTTTTATCAGGGAACTGAATTTTGGGATCTGAGCCATGTAGATCCCGATAACCGGCGTCCGGTTAACTTTGAACACCGAGTATCTGTTTTGCGCGAGATTAAAGATCAAGTACAAAAAGATCCTCGAAAATTGACAGAGGACTTAATTGCTAACAAAGAAGATGGGCGGATTAAGCTGTTTTTGATCGCCCAACTCCTTGAGGCAAGAAAACAAAATCGGGAACTTTTCTTGGAAGGGGATTACCAACCTCTGGAAGTGACTGGAAAGTTTAAGGATCATATTGTCGCTTTTGCGAGAAGCTATGGTGGAAAGACGGCAATTACTATCACCCCGCGCTTTTTAACCGGCTTGATTCAACCCGATGAATATCCCCTCGGTGAACAAGTCTGGGCGGATACCCAAATTAAGCTGCCGACTGGAACTCCATCTTCATGGAAAGATGCGATTTCATCTCACTCAATTCAAGGGAATGGAAGGCTTTCAATTGGTGAAATTCTTCAACACTATCCAGTCGCTCTGTTAATTAGTTAA